The following coding sequences are from one Scomber scombrus chromosome 20, fScoSco1.1, whole genome shotgun sequence window:
- the sox32 gene encoding SRY-box transcription factor 32 gives MRFSNAPSTFQLCPNVLESEDSSSADGEQMTEVRSPSSGPSSPLSVNSDSSCNSPEARSSSSSSQQQRVRRPLNAFIIWTKEERRRLAQLNPDLENTDLSKILGRTWKAMSLAEKRPYMQESERLRVQHTIDYPNYKYRPRRRKQLKKNSKPQCAEAPAAHPSLCGSSGFNVPYNLTHLLQSQQHPFPNSPAFPNSPANFAPMHSSYTNTVFPDSAAAAAVDAFSNKPVLYSNPPAYPADPHPYFGGQHVHMQYAYSSSAAPHVEQGEQRFFVCPAGPSLEFYLEQVQLDMLYDLDRSEFEQYLGPNPHRPESVDPSSYHQQSSHREGRSLS, from the exons ATGCGTTTCAGCAACGCACCCTCCACTTTCCAGCTTTGCCCAAACGTGTTGGAGAGTGAAGACTCGAGCTCCGCAGACGGGGAGCAGATGACCGAGGTGCGCTCCCCGAGTTCAGGCCCCTCCAGCCCGCTGTCCGTGAACTCCGACTCCAGCTGCAACAGCCCCGAGGCCagatcctcctcttcctcttcacagcagcagaggGTCAGGAGGCCCCTAAACGCCTTCATCATCTGGACCAAAGAGGAGCGCAGGCGTTTGGCTCAACTCAACCCAGATCTGGAGAACACAGACTTGAGCAAAATACTCG GAAGGACCTGGAAGGCCATGTCTCTGGCTGAGAAGCGTCCATACATGCAGGAGTCCGAGCGCCTGAGGGTCCAGCACACCATCGACTACCCAAACTACAAGTACAGGCCCCGCAGGAGGAAGCAGTTGAAGAAGAACTCCAAGCCTCAGTGTGCAGAAGCTCCGGCCGCTCACCCTTCGCTCTGCGGCAGCTCGGGCTTCAACGTGCCCTACAACCTCACCCACCTGCTCCAGAGCCAGCAGCACCCCTTCCCAAACTCACCTGCTTTCCCAAACTCGCCAGCTAACTTTGCCCCCATGCACAGCAGCTACACAAACACTGTTTTCCCagactcagcagcagcagcagcagtagatgCTTTCTCCAATAAGCCTGTGTTGTACTCAAACCCTCCTGCTTACCCTGCAGACCCTCATCCTTATTTTGGGGGTCAGCACGTCCACATGCAGTACGCTTACTCCAGCTCTGCAGCTCCACATGTAGAGCAAGGGGAGCAGAGGTTTTTCGTGTGCCCTGCCGGACCCTCCCTGGAGTTTTACCTGGAGCAGGTTCAGCTGGACATGCTGTACGATCTGGACCGCAGCGAGTTCGAACAGTACCTGGGTCCGAACCCTCACAGGCCGGAGTCGGTGGATCCCAGCAGCTACCATCAGCAGAGCAGCCACAGAGAAGGGCGCTCGCTGtcataa